Part of the Verrucomicrobiia bacterium genome is shown below.
GGCGCAGGACCATCTGCCCGATTCGCTGAAAGGGAGAAAGTATTACCATCCCTCGGAGCTCGGCTTTGAGAAGGAAATCAAGAATCGGATCGAGCGCTGGGAAGAGCTGAAGCAAAAAGCCATGGAAGACGGTAAAAAAAGGAAGAAAACATAGGCGGAGGGTTTCAAACCCGCCGTACGATAAAATGACCGATTACATCTCCCCTTCCGAAGAGCTGGCCGAGTGGGCCGGGGAATTATTGTGGAAATGCACCCGCTGCGGTTATCAGTGGCACCGCGACGAACTGGCGGCGCTACCCGAAAAATGCCCCTCCTGCGGCGCCCCCAAGACCGAATTCGTCCGCGTGGCGGAAGATTAGATAAAATTACAGAATTTTAGAGAATTTTTCCCTTAACCACCCACTAATTTGTTCCTTATGCATCGGCTCAGACTGCTCATAATGAAACTTTGGAAATAATTGCGGGATTGCATACTGCCCATAATATTTTGCCAATCGCCTTGAAGAAACAAGATTGTTGTTTAAAAATACATCGCCCAAAATATGCAATAAGAAAATGTGCTGGTAGTTTATTTTTTCAATATTCCCAAGGATATATGGGAGGTATTTTATCACATTGTGGTCGGCTGACCCGGCTTTATCAACTTCAATGAATATGGAAAAAATTGCGTCCTCTTTTCCAATTACCTTAACCGCCCTATCGGAATCGAAAAGCTGATTATTTTTGAGACCCAGGCAAGGAAGAGAATATTCATCATATAATAATTTTCCGAGTGGTTTAATTACCCCCTTGTTTTGAAGCTCTTCTAAAACGAGATCCACTTCCTTAATTCCCCAGTTCTGTTTCTTTTCAGATTTTCCACCCATCATTCCTCCTTCGAGCTCTTTTCAAGGTACACTGGAATCACTCTTTTTGTAAAACCACCTTCAAAAACGGCTCTTTTTCCCCCTCTGCGTCGAGGATGAAACTTTCAATGAAAAGATGGTCGGCGGAAAGAAAATTCCAGATTTCCTGCGTCTGGCCGGCGGGCTTGCCGGAGGGGTCTTTCTGCAGAAACTCCAATTTTCCTTCGGACAATTTCCCCTGCCCATGCACGTTGGTTTGGGTGTACACCAAGGACCAGATTTCCTTTTCCAATCTTAACTGAACCGGCGTATCCAGAACGGTGCCGGATTCGAAATAGGAAACCATACTGCCGGAAATTTGTACGGGCGAGGCATCCGCCGCCCCTGCGTCCTTTGCGGCAAACGTCAGCTCCACCCGGTAATTCTGAACCCCCGCCGGGGTGTAGATTTTTCCCGGGCCAGCCCAGCGGCCAAGCAGGCGGGCTAAAATGTCTGTAGCGGAAAAAGTTTTTTCGGCTTTAACCCGGCGCGAAAAAAGCCCCATTCCCTCTAAACGTCGCGAACCCAGGCCTTTTTGGCCATATCGGTTACGTAGCTGTCCACCTGCTCCAGCTTGGAGATTTGAAAGTGGCGGCTGTGCTTGCCGGATCCCAGGAGCCGCTTCTTCGGGTCGGTCATTTTGCTGCCGGTATGAAAACCCAAATTGACCCCTTCCTTGTAGGGCCAGATGTAGGCAAATAGCTCCTTGCGCCGGTAGTCGAAGGAAAGCCGGCCGACCGTTTCGACGATCCCCTTGTCGATTTTGGCCATCTCCTCCCGCAGGCGCTGGATAATTTCGGTTACTTCCCTGCTCCACCCCACCAACAACGTTTTCGGATCCCCAACAGTTTGCATGGGTACTCCTTTCACTTCAATATACCACATCGGCGGGCTGAAAGGGGAATTTCTGCCCCCAAGCGGATTCAGCCGCTGATGGTCTCCGGCGTCTTCTTGAACTGTCGGGCGACCCCGGTGCGCACGGCGGCATCCCGGACGGCCTCCGCCACGGCGTCCGCCACTTTCGGATGGAAAATGGAGGGGATTATGTCCTCCTCGTCTAGCGCCTGCTCCGGAATAAGGGAGGCAATGGCGTCCGCGGCGGCCAGTTTCATCGCCTCGTTGATTTCCCGCGCCTTGCAGGCCAAGGCCCCCTTGAAGATACCGGGGAAGCAGAGGGCGTTGTTAATCTGGTTGGGATAGTCCGAACGGCCGGTGGCCATAATCCGCACAAAAGGCCCGGCTTCCTCCGGCTGGATTTCCGGCACGGGGTTGGCGAGCGCAAAAACGATGGCATCTTTGGCCATTTTTTGGACCGCCTCCAGCGGGATTACCCCCGGGCCCGAAACACCCAAAAGAAAATCGGCCCCGGAAGCGACATCCAGAATCGAACCCTTGAGGTTTTCCGGGTTGGTGGTTTTGGCAATCTCCTCCTTGGCGGAATCCATATGCTCCTTGCGGCCACGATAGAGCGCCCCCACCCGGTCGCAAAGCACCACGTTTTTCAACCCTTTGGCTTGCAAAATCCTAACGCAGGCCACCCCGGCCGCGCCGGCACCGACCACCACCGTTTTCAAATTCTCCAGCTTTTTTCCCACCAATTTGAGCGCATTCTGCAATGCCGCCAGAACCACCACCGCCGTGCCGTGCTGGTCGTCGTGGAAAACGGGTATATCCAGTTCCTGCTTGAGCCGCGATTCGATATCGAAGCAACGGGGGGCGGAGATATCCTCCAAGTTGATACCGCCGAAGGCGGGGGAAATCGCCTTCACGATTTTCACAATCAAATCCGAATCCTTGGTGGCCAGACAAATGGGAAAAGCGTTCACGTCGGCGAAGCGCTTGAAAAGCTGGGCCTTTCCTTCCATCACCGGCAGGGCCGCTTCCGGGCCGATGTCCCCCAGTCCCAGAACCGCCGTGCCGTCGGTGACGATGGCCACGCAGTTGCCTTTTATCGTGTAGTGCCAGACCAATTCCGGCGTTTTGGCAATCGCTTCCGAAACACGCCCGACGCCGGGGGTGTAGGCGATGGACAAATCGCTCCGCTTGGAAATCGGGATTTTGCTGGTGATATCGATTTTCCCCTTGAGGTGCGCCAGAAAGGTCTGGTCGCTGGCGGCAATCAGCCAGGCGCCGGGGACGGCGGCAATGGCCGCCAGAATCTCTTTTTGGTGGGCGGCGTCCCGCGCTTCTATGCCGATATCCCGGATGGTGGTGTGGTTGGTGGTTTCGACGGTGTCCACGGCGCCGATGACCCCGCCTACTTTCGCGACCGCCGAAAGTAGCGAGGCCAGCCGCCCGGCTTTGTGTTCCAGCTCCACCCGCACGGTGAGCCCGAAGCTGGGGGAAGAGGTGAGTTCCATATTAGCTCCTTTTCATAACCCAAAAACCTCACAGTGGAGGACTTCAGTCCACCACTCAAACGGAATAAAAAGAGATTGGGAGATTAAATCCAGCCCTTATTTGGCCAACAAAAAAGCCCTGCTTTGGCAGGGCTTTTTTTCAAGAGAATTCCGAGGCTATCCCAACAGCCGCTCAATCTCCTCGGCGTGGCCGGTTTCGTCGGCGATAAGCTCTTCCAGCTTCACCTTCAAACCGACTTCCCCAAGCTCGTCCGCTTCCTTGACGCGCTCTTTATAGTTTTTAATGGCATCCAGCTCCATTTTCAGCTCCCGCTGGAGCGCTTTCTTCGCATCGTAAATCGGGGTGGGATAGGCCGGTTTGACCTCCGGCTTGCCCCCCAAAGCCACGATCTTATCCGCCAAAAGCTTGGCGTGTCCCAGCTCGTCGGTTACTTCCGCTTCAAAAACCTCGCGCGCCTCGTGCCCGCCAAAACCGGTCATTATCGAGGCCTCCAGCATATAGCGCATCACCGCTTCCAGTTCCCGGTTCATATCGGCGTTCAGTCCGGCAATCAGTTTTTTCTTGTCCATTTTCATCCTCCTTTAACGGGCGGCGTCACCCACCCTGATTGTAAGGGCGGGGCATGCCTCGCCCCTACGGGAATATAGAATAGGAAGGGCGTATGGCAATATGCCTATCGCGCGGTATTCCGCGGGTCGTCTTCCGGGTGGACGTAGGTGACGGAGGCGGGGCCGGAGACGTGTTGATAGAACATCGCGTCCGTTTTGGCCACCGCCCAATGGGCTTTTCCGGCCGGGATGAAGCCATAGGCACCGGATGTCAAAACCGTCCCCTTTTCCTGGTCAATTTTATCTCCGAATCCCACCACCACCGTGCCGGAAAGGAGCAGCACCGATTCGTCCTGCTCGTGAAAATGGGGCTTGAAAGCATATCCCCGCGGCACTTTGACGAACTGGGCATACGGCTCCGAGGCCGGAATGCCGTGAACCAAGGCGACTCTGGCCCCTTTCCGCACCCCCGCCGGCGGATTCAACCAGTTCAGCTCGTATGAATTCACCAGCAACGGCCGGGAGGGTGTCTCCACCTTTGGTATGGACGGCTCTTCTTGGGCAAAAAGAAGAAGGCCGGAACAAATTAAAATCGCAATGACGAGCGAAAACCAGATTAAGATTTTCTTTGGCAAATTTCCTCCTTTTTTTGTAGGGGCGAGGCATGCCTCGCCCTTACGGATATACATTTTACCGTGGGGACGTATTGCAATACGCCCCTACAGATTCTTCCTAACCAAAGGCCGGGAATAGGACTGCCGTTGGACGATTTTGAAACCGGCCTCTTCGAAGATTCTCAAAGGCCCCGTCCAGGACCAGGCCGCCGGCAGTTTCTTTCCCGTTTTGGTCAAGGGGACCGGATACCCTTCCAAAATCTTGGCTTTATGCTTTTTGGCCGCCTTTAAGGAGGCCGCCAAAAGCCCCCGGGCAATCCCTTTATTGCGAAAACCGGATTGAATGAAAAAACAGGGAAGCGACCAAACCTCGGCAAAATCTTCAACGGCATACGCCTTGGCCGTTTCGAGCCGTGGAAAATCGGTGCGCGGGCCAAAGGTGGCCCAACCAACCGGTTGACCGTTGGCGTAGGCCAAGATGCCACGCGCCTGACCTTTTTTCACCAAGCCCTGAAACATCTTTTTGGCTTTTGCGCCGCGCGTTTCCTGCCACAGCTTTCCCCCTTTGTGCAAGCGCCACCAGATGCACCAGCAACCGGCACAGCCACCGTTCGGGCCGAAAAGTTTCTCTACATCCTTCCAGAGCGTAGGTTTGAGCTCTTTGTACTCGATTTTCATAGAGCCGCAAAGAAATTAAGCAAACTGTTTTGGGTTGTCCATCGGACTTGACGTCACGTCGTCTGCTTTGTTTTTTTCGTCCCATGGCCAAGAAAACCGGAGTGGTTCTAGCGCTCTATCAGGTCGCGAGCGAAAATGAAAAGGCGTTTTTGAAGCTTTTGCCCAAAAAGAGGCGCTATTTTTTGAAGGCGGGCTACGCCACCCGCCGTGCCCCGATTTTACTCCGCAGCCGCCATAATCCGGAGATTTTCATCGAGATTTTCGAATGGAAGAGTCAAGATGCTGTGGCCAAAGCGCATCAAGACCCGAAGGTACGGGCCATTTGGGATGAAATGGACAAACTCTGCAAGAAAATCGGGCAGGGGCTGAACGAAGTTCCGGAATTCGCCACTCCATTCCCCCATTTTGATTCGGTGGATATCTACTGATTCTGTTCCCGGAGCGGGGGCTCCGGGCCACCCAATTAAATTACCAGCGTAACCTCTTAAATTATCAGGGTGGCCCACCAGCCCCTGCTGGTGGGTTAATCTTACGCCGCCACGGCGCCGTGGCATTTCTTGTATTTTTTGCCGGAGCCGCAAGGACAGGGGTCGTTGCGGCCGATTTTCGGCTCCACGCGCACCGGTTTCTGTTTTTCCTCTCCCGGTTCCGAAGAAGCCCCTTCACCCATCAAGCCCATCCCGGTCGCCTCGGCGTGAACCGCGCGCACCGCTTCCGGCCTCGGTCGGCGGGCCTCGCGCGGAGCTCCCACCTGCAGCTTGTAAATCAGCTCGACGGCTTCGCGGTCAATCGCCCCGACCATCTCCTCGAACATGCGGAAGGCCTCTTTTTTGTACTCGATTAAGGGATCCCGCTGGCCGTAGGCCCGCAGGCCGATGCCGGTGCGGAGCTGGTCCATTTCGTACAGATGCTCCCGCCAGCGCTCGTCGATGGTGGAGAGGAGGGCGAATTTTTCCAGCTGGCGCATCACCTCCGGGGTGATGGCCGCCTCTTTCGCCCGGTACACCTGCAGGGCCATCTCTTTTATCTTTTCCACCAGCGTGTCAAAATCCAGTTTGGCGATTTCCTCCTGGGAAATTTTCAAATCGACCAAAAAAGTGCGGCGCAAATCGTCTTTCAAGGCCGTCCAGTTCCAGTTTTCCGGAATCTCCTCCTTATTGCAGTGGGCAAAAACGATATTTTCGGCCACTTCCTCGATAAGCCCGGCGACTTCCTCTCCCAAATCCTCTTTTTCCAGAACCTCCAGCCGGCGGGCGTAAATCACTTCCCGCTGCTTGTTCATCACGTTGTCGTAATCCAACAGATGCTTGCGGATGGCGAAGTTTTGCATTTCCACCCGCTTTTGGGCCCGTTCTATCGCCTTGGTTACCATCCGGTGCTCGATGACTTCCCCTTCTTCCAATCCGAGCCGGTCCATCACCGAGGCAATCCGGTCGGAGCCGAAAAGCCGCATCAAGTCATCTTCCAGCGACAAATAGAAGCGGGAGGAACCGGGATCCCCCTGCCGGCCGGAGCGCCCGCGCAACTGGCGATCGATCCGCCGCGCCTCGTGCCGTTCGGTGCCGATGATGTGCAGCCCGCAGGGGACCTTGGCGTAGCAGTCCAGCTCTTTCAAATGGGGACAGGGTTCAACGTCCGGGTCGGTGTCGATTAGGGCGCAGTGGGGATGCTTGACCACGCCGGGGCCCAGTTTGATGTCCGTGCCGCGCCCGGCCATATTGGTGGCGATGGTGACGGCGCCCGGCTGCCCGGCGCGGGAGACGATTTCCGCTTCCTGCTGGTGGTATTTGGCGTTCAAAACCGAATGTACAATCCCCTGCCGCTTGAGCATCCGCGACAAGGTTTCGGAAACGTCCACGGAGGTGGTGCCGACCAGAACGGGGCGCCCTTTTTGATGATATTCGGCAACTTCTTCGATGATGGCGTTGTATTTTTCCCGCTTGGTGCGGAAGACCTGGTCGTCGTAGTCGATTCGCCGCACCGGTTTGTTGGTCGGGATGGAGGTGACGTCCAGCTTGTAAATTTCGAAAAACTCCCCCGCCTCCGTGACCGCCGTGCCGGTCATTCCGCCTAACTTGCTGTAGAGCCGGAAGAAATTTTGCAAGGTGACGGTGGCCAAAGTCTGCGTTTCCCCCTCGACTTTCACCCCTTCTTTGGCTTCGATGGCTTGGTGCAGGCCGTCCGAATAGCGCCGTCCCGGCATCAAGCGGCCGGTGAACTCGTCCACGATTAAAATCTTGCCGTCCTGCACCACGTACTCCACGTCCTTTTCGAAAAGGGCGTAGGCCTTCAAAAGCTGGCTGATGTTGTGCACTTTTTCCGAGCGCTCGGCGTGCAGGGCGTAGAGTTTTTCCTTGCGCAATTGCTTTTCCCGCTCGGAAAGTTCCTCGTTCCCCTCGATTTCCGAAAGCCCCTCGGTGATGTCCGGGATGACGAACAGCTTCTGGTCTTCCGGCGAAAGCAGGGCGCGCCCCATTTCGTTCAACTCGCAGGTGTTTTCCCGCTCGTCAATGGAGTAGTAGAGCAAATCGTCAATTTCGTGCAGTTTTTTGTCCCGCAGGTAATCGGTCTCGACCCGGTGGATGAGCTTTTTTATCCCCGGCTCTTTCCCCAACTTCAAAAACTTTTTGTTTTTCGGCGCGCCGCGCTGCACGGCCAACAATTTGATACCGGCCTCGTATTCCTTTTCGCCGTCGCCGGTTTTCAAAAGCTCTTCCGCTTCGGCAATCAGCTTGTTGGTCAAAAGGGTTTGCCTTTTGACCACCTGCTCGACTAACGGTTTCATCTCGCCGTAGCGGCTGGTGGAATGGGTGACCGGGCCGGAGAT
Proteins encoded:
- the secA gene encoding preprotein translocase subunit SecA, whose translation is MIMNLITAIFGTKHERDIKKIMPLVEQINEIYPTLKDLSDTQLADKTGEFKKRLEEGETLDDLLPEAFAAVKEACRRLCGKSWPVVGMPISWEMIPFDVQLIGGIVLHQGKIAEMATGEGKTLVATLPLYLNALEGKGAHLVTVNDYLARRDSEWMGPVFQSLGLTVGCIQNEMDPATRRIQYDCDITYGTNNEFGFDYLRDNMSVRLEDRVQRGFHYAIVDEVDSVLIDEARTPLIISGPVTHSTSRYGEMKPLVEQVVKRQTLLTNKLIAEAEELLKTGDGEKEYEAGIKLLAVQRGAPKNKKFLKLGKEPGIKKLIHRVETDYLRDKKLHEIDDLLYYSIDERENTCELNEMGRALLSPEDQKLFVIPDITEGLSEIEGNEELSEREKQLRKEKLYALHAERSEKVHNISQLLKAYALFEKDVEYVVQDGKILIVDEFTGRLMPGRRYSDGLHQAIEAKEGVKVEGETQTLATVTLQNFFRLYSKLGGMTGTAVTEAGEFFEIYKLDVTSIPTNKPVRRIDYDDQVFRTKREKYNAIIEEVAEYHQKGRPVLVGTTSVDVSETLSRMLKRQGIVHSVLNAKYHQQEAEIVSRAGQPGAVTIATNMAGRGTDIKLGPGVVKHPHCALIDTDPDVEPCPHLKELDCYAKVPCGLHIIGTERHEARRIDRQLRGRSGRQGDPGSSRFYLSLEDDLMRLFGSDRIASVMDRLGLEEGEVIEHRMVTKAIERAQKRVEMQNFAIRKHLLDYDNVMNKQREVIYARRLEVLEKEDLGEEVAGLIEEVAENIVFAHCNKEEIPENWNWTALKDDLRRTFLVDLKISQEEIAKLDFDTLVEKIKEMALQVYRAKEAAITPEVMRQLEKFALLSTIDERWREHLYEMDQLRTGIGLRAYGQRDPLIEYKKEAFRMFEEMVGAIDREAVELIYKLQVGAPREARRPRPEAVRAVHAEATGMGLMGEGASSEPGEEKQKPVRVEPKIGRNDPCPCGSGKKYKKCHGAVAA
- a CDS encoding cupin domain-containing protein — its product is MPKKILIWFSLVIAILICSGLLLFAQEEPSIPKVETPSRPLLVNSYELNWLNPPAGVRKGARVALVHGIPASEPYAQFVKVPRGYAFKPHFHEQDESVLLLSGTVVVGFGDKIDQEKGTVLTSGAYGFIPAGKAHWAVAKTDAMFYQHVSGPASVTYVHPEDDPRNTAR
- a CDS encoding GNAT family N-acetyltransferase, which translates into the protein MKIEYKELKPTLWKDVEKLFGPNGGCAGCWCIWWRLHKGGKLWQETRGAKAKKMFQGLVKKGQARGILAYANGQPVGWATFGPRTDFPRLETAKAYAVEDFAEVWSLPCFFIQSGFRNKGIARGLLAASLKAAKKHKAKILEGYPVPLTKTGKKLPAAWSWTGPLRIFEEAGFKIVQRQSYSRPLVRKNL
- a CDS encoding NAD-dependent malic enzyme translates to MELTSSPSFGLTVRVELEHKAGRLASLLSAVAKVGGVIGAVDTVETTNHTTIRDIGIEARDAAHQKEILAAIAAVPGAWLIAASDQTFLAHLKGKIDITSKIPISKRSDLSIAYTPGVGRVSEAIAKTPELVWHYTIKGNCVAIVTDGTAVLGLGDIGPEAALPVMEGKAQLFKRFADVNAFPICLATKDSDLIVKIVKAISPAFGGINLEDISAPRCFDIESRLKQELDIPVFHDDQHGTAVVVLAALQNALKLVGKKLENLKTVVVGAGAAGVACVRILQAKGLKNVVLCDRVGALYRGRKEHMDSAKEEIAKTTNPENLKGSILDVASGADFLLGVSGPGVIPLEAVQKMAKDAIVFALANPVPEIQPEEAGPFVRIMATGRSDYPNQINNALCFPGIFKGALACKAREINEAMKLAAADAIASLIPEQALDEEDIIPSIFHPKVADAVAEAVRDAAVRTGVARQFKKTPETISG
- a CDS encoding DUF1801 domain-containing protein translates to MQTVGDPKTLLVGWSREVTEIIQRLREEMAKIDKGIVETVGRLSFDYRRKELFAYIWPYKEGVNLGFHTGSKMTDPKKRLLGSGKHSRHFQISKLEQVDSYVTDMAKKAWVRDV
- a CDS encoding ferritin-like domain-containing protein; the encoded protein is MDKKKLIAGLNADMNRELEAVMRYMLEASIMTGFGGHEAREVFEAEVTDELGHAKLLADKIVALGGKPEVKPAYPTPIYDAKKALQRELKMELDAIKNYKERVKEADELGEVGLKVKLEELIADETGHAEEIERLLG